Sequence from the Peromyscus eremicus chromosome 4, PerEre_H2_v1, whole genome shotgun sequence genome:
CCCGGAACCCGTGTGAGGCAGTGTGTGGTAGGAGTCTGCAATCCTAATGTTCCTAAGGTGAAAGGAGAGCCCCTGATGTTTTCAGGCCAGCTAGTTGGGCATGTGCAGCTGAGAACAACCAAGAGACCCTGTTTGAAACAGATGGAAGGTGAGGATTGACATCAGCGTTgtgccctgacctccacacacttgaACGGTGGGCAAGTGCATGCTCCATgtgccctgacctccacacacttgaACGGTGGGCATATGCATGCTCCAAGTCTCAAACAGGGcagtgcgtgtgcacacacacactaaaacacagACTCCTGTTacagtgctttaaaaaaaactttcacactttaaaaattaatttttattacacttatgaatgtatgtatgcatgcatgtatgtgtgtatgaacacCACAGGGTATGTATGGAGGTCACAGGGTGATTTATGGAAGCCAGTCTTTCCTACCAAGTGGTTCTTAGGGACTGAATCAGGTCATCAGCCTCGCAGTAAgtgccttgacctgctgagccatcttgctgtcctGTCCTTATTTTTTTCAAGGATCAAGACTTTAGCGTTaatgccttttcttccttccttccttttttgtttgtttgtttgtctgtttttgagacagggtttatttgtgtcgccctggctgtcctggaacttgctttgtagaccaggttggctttgaactcacagagatctgcctgcctctgccttctaagtgcttagtttaaaggcatgcaccaccacacatggctagTTAATGCCTTTCaaagactacagagtgagttccaggacagccagggctatacaggaaaactctgtctcgaaaacctaaaaaaaaccaaaaaaccaaaaaaacaaaaaccaggcccAGGGCGGAGGCTCTCAGGGAGTTCAGCTCCGAGCTGAGGTTTACTAACCTTGTTAGGAGTCTGCTGAGTGTATTTTTAGGGTTTCTTTTAATTTATAGGAAGTGATACTGGCTGTTCTCTCGAGGCAACAATAGATTTCCAGTTAAGAAAAGTGTGTTTGATTTAGCAAGACTCAACCACTAGCATGGGTGGTACCCAGATGTAGAAATGGACAGAGTGAAACTGTCGGTGGAGATGGAGGTGCTGAGAGCTTTGGATTCTGTGCCTGTGGGACTCTAAGAGGTAGCCTGACTTTAAGGAACACATGtccaggctggagggatggctcagcagttcagagcatgtGCGGCCTCGCAGAGGCCTggggttaggttcccagcacccacactgggcagctcacaaccacctgcagctctagctccagggagcATCTGGCTCCCTCTTGTGAACTCGGAGGGCACCTGCCCTCACAGTGTCTCAGCCTCGTGGCTGCACAGTGTGGCCCTATGTAGAATGATTCTTACCCTTGCAGCATGGAGCTGGGGACAGAAACCATGGTGGCTGGCACTCAGAAGGGGCTGAGGCCAGCTGGGGCCAGCAGCCTCCTACTCTAGAGGAAGTACTTGAGTTCTCCCTTCCGGCTGGGTCTTCAGGAGCACTGAGGGAGGAGTCAAGTGGATCTCTCTGGGTTAGAGTTCTGAGTCCTTGCTTTGTAAGATGGCCGGATGGCTCTCTGGATGCTTTTTATAACCACACCACTTGGCAGTATAGTAAAAATCAAATATACCTCATACTGTGGgggctttcttttctgcttcGGAGTTCCACATCTGCTGTAGTATATGTCTTGGCTAACTTTCAACCTGCCTGTCAAAGATCCCTTCCAGTTACACACTTCTGTTTTTAGGTCCATCTAGGACAATGCAACACATGCAGAGACAAACAGTACTACTTCAATGGCCAGTGCTGCGATTTGTGCCAGCCGGGTGAGGTGACAGTCCCTCCAGCCCCATACCAAGACCCTTCCCTCTTAGTTTGCTGGCGGATGCAGACCCCATGTATGAACTGTGAACTCAAGGCTAAAAAGGACTCACTCCACCCCCTTCCTTGATGCCAGGCTGCCCCAGGCAGCCCCGTGTCTTCCATCTTTCCCACTCACGTGGGTCTGAGATATCCTTTCCCAAGCTCCACTCCCCCAGGCCCTGGCTCACCGGGTAGTGACAGGATTGGCGCCAGCTGCCTCAtgtcttcctgttttgttttgttttttcaggaatGAGACTGGCGAACCACTGCACAGCTCTCACCAAGACCCAATGccttctgtgtagctcaggcgaATACATGAACACGTGGAACAAAGAGTCGCGGTGTTACCAGCATACACACTGTGAATCCAGTGCGTGGGGCTGCGTGGGGAGGTGCACTTGAGAACTGGGTTGATATTCCTTAACAATGACATCCCTCCGATTTCAGTAGCCAGGGTCTGTCCTGGTGGGTGGGAGTCTGGGTTGAGTTTGGGCTGCTGAATAAGTTAGTTAGGTGATCGTCATCTATCCTAGGAAGTCAGCGTAAGAAAACTGGAGATGGTGTGGGAAGTAGGGCTCTTGGCGAGCGAGGCCAAGGGGGTTTTcccattcttccttctctctctttttttttttttttttcgagacagggtttctctgtgtagctttgcgcctttcctggaactcacttggtagcccaggctggcctcgaactcacagagatcccgagtgctgggattaaaggcatgtgccaccaccgcccagccccattCTTCCTTCTCATCTCTGCTCAGATGAAGGGCTTCAGGTTGAGAAGGAGGGCACCTCAGATACAGACACCGTTTGTGCCTGTAAGGAAGGTCTACACTGCACTAGCAAGGAGTGTAGGAGATGTGTTCTGCACACGTCCTGTGGCCCTGGCTTTGGAGTTAAGCAGATGGGTAAGTGGCCCACCCGCCCCTGGAAACAGCTGTGGTTGGGAGAGAAGAGTCGGGACTGAGCAGTTGGCCTTTGGTTCCCCAGAAGCTGAGGGGATAGAGACTCCCGCCTGCACTGGCATCTTCCCTCTGGTTAACAGGAAATGGGATCTTTTGCTTTCTGGCTGTGGTTATGGGCAACTtcctggggaaggggaaggagactCCTGCGGGGTTGCAGCCTTAAGGGGCCCCACTGCACTGAGACAGGGAGCAGGCAGGTGCTCTGTCCTGCCCTGTTTGTCTGCTGGTTCTCCTGGGAGTCAGACACGGTGACCCACTGAGATCGTTGATACATCCTCCCCACATGCTCCCAGCCACAGGGACTGCTGATACTGTGTGTGAACCCTGCCCAGCCGGCTTCTTCTCCAACGAGTCATCCACTTTTGAAAAGTGTCGTCCTTGGACAAGGTATAAATAAGGGTTGCCTCTCCTTAACCAAAAGTAGTGTGGGTCCTGTTGCAGTCTGTTCAGTCACCTGCCGTTCAGTCCCCTCCCCCGTGGCCATACTCACTCACTTGTGACTGTGACCTCGTGGCTGGCCTAAGGGACacgctgcatttttttttcttgtctgctCTTGCTTGGTTAATAGAATCTGTCGATCCCCCTCTCTTCTTGAGGCACCATGACACCCCCTTTCTCCCCTTTTCTGTTCCTTGTCAGTTCTTCCACTttctcggggtgtgtgtgtgtgtgtgtgtgtgtgtgtgtgtgtgtgtgcgtgtgtgtgtgtgtgtgtgtgtgtgtgtgtacatgtacccactcctgtgtgtgcatatgtatgtgtgcacacctatgtgtgtgtgtgtgtgtgtgtgtgtgtgtgtgtgtgatatcaacTTGGGGTGTTGTTctcaggcactgtccacctttttcttttgttttgaggcagtctcaactggaacttgccaagtagactaggctgcctggccagagTCCCAGGGACCCTTCTgtctcctccccagcactgggattacaaccacgtgccactaagcctggctttgtttgttttcatgtggGCTCTAGGGATCAGACTCATGCTTGCAGTGCTCTCCCGACAGAGTTATCTAGCGTCCCGCCTTCCTTGACTCTTGATTGTTTTTCTGGGACTCTGTCTCAGCTCTCTTCTCCCCAGTCACGTTCCCCACCTCTCCTGGGCTGTCTTATCTACATCTATGGCTCCATCTTCCCCTGGATCTGTCATTTGGGCCCCATAGGGTCAAGTCCCACTGCTGAATATCCAGAATGGGCCCCTAGCCAAGCCCTGAGCCCCAGGTGAAAGGCAGGTTCTGGCTCCAGACAGTCACATAATGAGCCGCCCACCCTTGCCTTCACCTCCACTTCAGTCAGGTCTGGTATGAGCCTCTTGGGAATCCACCTCATTACTCTCTAGTGTGGCCACTTGGGCCTCATCACTGTGGTGTGATGACTGTGGTGACGGCTTCACCTCTTCACAGGCTCCCTGTCTCTGGTGCCTCCCTTGGCTGATTCTGCATCATATTGCCATTGTGAGCTTCCGTGGCCCCCGTGGCCCCTTTTGGATCACGGTACTTAGTGATTTAAAGCACTCCAGGCTCTCTGCTGCCTTTGGGAGGAAGCCCTGATGCTTTGGTGTTTGGCTGGGGTCCACCTCATTTCCCTAACTCCTCCCTCACACCTTGCACCCCTGAGCTTTGCTTCAAAGTCTCCTGCCTAGGAGAACCCTTAAATACATGCCCAATTAACAACTTAACAATTAACAACTCAGTACTCCTTCCCAGAGATTCTGCTGGTAAACAAGCAAACacattgatacacacacacacacacacacacacacacacacacacacacactttttgtttgtttgtttgttcgagacaaggcttctctatgtagttttggtgcctgtcctggatctcgctctgtagaccaggctggcctcgaactcacagagatccgcctggctctgcctcccgagtgctgggattaaaggtgtgtgccaccgcagcCCATCCTAAACTAGAGCTTCTTAACAGGGACCAGTTTTGCTCTCTGTGggacactggccatatctagtcatcTTTCAGATGCCATAATTGGTTAGGGGACTGTTCCTGGCATTTAGCTGGTGGAGACAGAGGCGCTGCTATTCTGGGAAACTTAGGACACTTCCCAgtgcaaaataaaaaacaaattgagATGCTCCACCAGAGACCAAACTCATCACTTCCCATTCCTGCCTGAAGGTCCTGCCTTTGAACAATGCCCTCTCTGTTTTAGTCCTCATCACAAAGCCTGGATCTCATCCACACTCCTAGTTATCCCCCCTCCTTCAGCGTGGGTGGCacccttttctttcccttgtgTGTTCCCGTCCTTCCCATAATGACCGGCTCAGGCTGCTGTGCTGTCAGAGTCTCATGCTCAGTGAATTTGGACTTGTCACTTGCTGGGCGACTCCCCTGGGCTTGGAAGTCGTATGGTTGGGGagccctgttctctctctctctccataaataaataaataaatatatatatatatatatatatatatatatatatatgttctctccctccctccctccctccctctcggCACGTGTATGTGAAtgcccatacatgtgtacacatgtgtcttTGTACAGCTGTGAGGCCAAAAAGATGGCGGTACTCCAGGAAGGGACGAATCAGACTGATGCTGTCTGTGGTAAGTTCAGGGGAGAATGAGTCAGGCCAGTTGTTTGGGAAGGGAACTGAAAGGGGAGACCGAGACACATAGGAACACTGGGGTAGGAGTGAGAGCAAGAGGCAGCTCCTGTCTTGAGAGCTGGGTGAATCACAGTCCCtgtgtgagcctcagtttcttcaactgTGAAATGGGTTGACAGCAGCACACCCCCTTACTTGTGTGATGTGAGTGTCTGGCATGGAATTTTACCATTTGGAAACTGCCATTCTGCTAACCCTTGACTGAGATATGGGTGCACTGTGACACTGTCACCTGTTAGCCTCGGGTTGGATGCTAGGATGGGAAGCTTGACCAGCTGCATGCATCACAAACGCAGATAACAACAGGGTCTGGGTTGTCACTGAATGTGAAGAAAGAGACGGGTAAGGTCTGGTGAGGGGGCCTTTTAGCACAgctacttaggaagctgaggaaaGAgttttgcaagttcaaggctagcctgagcagcttgggaagacactgtct
This genomic interval carries:
- the Cd40 gene encoding tumor necrosis factor receptor superfamily member 5, with translation MVTLPRQCVLWGCLLTAVHLGQCNTCRDKQYYFNGQCCDLCQPGMRLANHCTALTKTQCLLCSSGEYMNTWNKESRCYQHTHCESNEGLQVEKEGTSDTDTVCACKEGLHCTSKECRRCVLHTSCGPGFGVKQMATGTADTVCEPCPAGFFSNESSTFEKCRPWTSCEAKKMAVLQEGTNQTDAVCGLQPRMRALLVIPLMVVILIAIFVPVYFCIKKVIKEPEDNKAPPTDEWKGPVEIDTAPVQETLHGCQPVAQEDGKESRISVQERQLTGSMDVKHLV